CACCCTTCCGACTGCAGCTCGGCATAGGCGCGAGCGACGGTGTTCGGCGCGACGCCGAGGTCGCCCGCGAGCTGTCGCACGGGCGGCAGCGGCATTTGCGGCCGCAGCTCCCCGCGCTCGATTGCCGCGCGCAACTGGTCCACAATCTGTCGGTACGGCGGAGAGTCGGCCGTTTCATCGACGATAAGGAACGAGCCGTTCACGCGAGCCCGATGCGTTTGCGCATTGGATTGAGATTCATGACCATAACCGCAACGAACGCGAGTGCCACGATCAACATTACGCCGTCAAAGAAGTGCGCATTTGAGGGCAGCGTCGCCCATGCCAGCGCGACGAGAACGGTTGGCGGCGCGCACGCCTGTGCGACCAGGCCCATGACTCGGCAGTACCGGACGTGCTCGTCGACGAGATACTCGAGCTGCGCATCGTCGCCTAAGAGCAGCGCCGGCGCGAGCGCGACGCGCCACGCAACGGCAACCAGCGCAATCGTCGATATGACCACGATCGCGCTGCCGACGCGAAACTGCGGATAGATGGCGAACGCAGCCGAGCCGAGCGCACAGATTGCCGTTGCGGCCATGGCGATGGGCGGCAGCGATTGCCACGGGCTGCGGCGGACAAGTGGCGCTACTCGCCGCGCCGTCGCGCGCCGGAAGTGAAGGTACGACGTCAGAACGGATGCCGCCATTGCTAAGCAGCTCAGCGCGTACGGCAGCACATAGGGAATAGCAGGAAACAGTGCCACGGCAGCCATCATGATGGTAAATGCGCCCAC
This Candidatus Eremiobacterota bacterium DNA region includes the following protein-coding sequences:
- a CDS encoding GntR family transcriptional regulator, producing the protein MVDETADSPPYRQIVDQLRAAIERGELRPQMPLPPVRQLAGDLGVAPNTVARAYAELQSEGWLIGEGRRGTRIAARIPNRDRHARARSLREAVERFYALLQTRGFTQAEIVAEVMRAVVP